The Algoriphagus sanaruensis genome window below encodes:
- a CDS encoding prolyl oligopeptidase family serine peptidase has translation MKKIVRILVFLFVLPIAGWANLTNPPTPGKYKLVIEGFDWGPAVSKVILQDANPTKETNSADFEVFVTRSSSLGEIPASQASGKRNIVYSYASDENGNRKDDGTHLTLVLSVSPVNPLGSGIQYLRMGNRASNVWIDYGVTVIHTKSGKSWAEESGRIRPIVDDFDLSGKFTYENTTLTYGAFSPKNLKAKAPLIIWLHGGGEGGTDPTIALMGNKAFNYASPELQVLFGEGAFVLAPQTPTFWMNAGEGMTRGQTNDIYNAAVFALIQDFVAKNPMVDPTRIYVGGCSNGGYMSLKLILEHPDYFAAGYISALAYNNEFISDAQVQKIKNVPIWFVHAKDDMTTKPNETVVPLYHRLKQAGAKNVYFTYYDNVHDITGFYGGENFRYNGHWSWIYSHANVARTDFDGSPVMLNGRPVTIMEWMAAQKKKK, from the coding sequence ATGAAAAAAATAGTACGAATTCTGGTGTTCCTATTTGTTCTTCCGATCGCAGGATGGGCAAATCTGACTAACCCTCCAACGCCCGGAAAATACAAACTCGTGATCGAAGGATTTGACTGGGGGCCTGCGGTCAGTAAAGTTATTCTTCAAGATGCCAATCCTACCAAAGAAACCAACTCGGCTGATTTTGAAGTCTTTGTCACTCGATCTTCTTCCTTAGGCGAAATACCAGCGTCTCAGGCTTCTGGTAAGCGTAACATCGTTTATTCTTATGCTTCTGATGAAAACGGAAACCGAAAAGATGACGGTACTCATTTGACCTTAGTACTTTCCGTTAGTCCAGTTAACCCTTTGGGTTCAGGTATCCAATACCTAAGAATGGGGAACCGTGCTTCCAATGTTTGGATCGATTATGGTGTGACTGTCATTCATACCAAGTCAGGTAAAAGCTGGGCAGAGGAATCTGGCCGAATCCGTCCAATCGTCGATGATTTTGACCTTTCCGGCAAATTCACCTATGAGAATACGACCTTGACTTATGGTGCTTTTTCTCCAAAAAATCTAAAGGCTAAAGCTCCTTTGATCATCTGGTTGCATGGTGGAGGTGAAGGAGGAACAGATCCGACCATCGCCTTGATGGGAAATAAAGCCTTTAATTATGCCTCTCCAGAATTGCAAGTTTTGTTTGGAGAAGGAGCATTTGTCTTGGCTCCTCAGACTCCAACTTTTTGGATGAATGCCGGTGAGGGAATGACTCGCGGACAAACAAATGACATCTACAATGCCGCTGTTTTTGCTTTGATTCAGGACTTTGTAGCCAAGAATCCAATGGTAGATCCGACTCGAATTTATGTTGGTGGTTGTTCAAATGGTGGCTATATGTCCCTAAAATTGATCCTGGAACATCCGGATTATTTTGCTGCTGGTTACATTTCTGCTTTGGCGTATAACAATGAGTTTATCTCAGATGCGCAAGTGCAAAAGATCAAAAATGTACCCATATGGTTTGTGCATGCCAAAGATGACATGACCACCAAGCCAAATGAGACGGTGGTTCCTTTGTATCATCGGTTGAAGCAGGCCGGTGCTAAAAATGTCTACTTTACCTATTATGACAATGTTCATGATATTACAGGCTTTTACGGGGGAGAAAATTTCCGATACAATGGACATTGGTCATGGATTTACTCTCATGCTAATGTCGCAAGAACCGATTTTGATGGCTCTCCTGTGATGCTCAATGGTCGGCCTGTGACCATCATGGAATGGATGGCAGCGCAGAAAAAGAAAAAGTAA
- a CDS encoding acyl-CoA dehydrogenase, with amino-acid sequence MQSSELITNDWASKAEKLGRLSPEMLDLIYRRKWFKLFVPQELGGLGLSLKQGLELEEQIAKQDASMGWTVTLCAGAAWFVGFLDEKLSQEIFADPEVCLAGSGFVGGKANRVGAQFEISGSWTYASGALHATHFTANCELWEGGKPQLDENGKPFVKAFILKKEEVEILDGWSYMGMIATGSHAFKTENLLVPENRGFEILPEKIKRSESIYRFPFLQFAEATLVANILGITRHLQDLISESFWKRHEFRKFDPRQLNYFLKLEKACASKLDTGRSKFYESIELAWEELENIGKISFKTLKSVSLTSRKLSQICREINSKMHPFAGLEAAKTHTELNRVWRDFNTVSQHALLTFPF; translated from the coding sequence ATGCAATCATCCGAATTAATTACTAATGATTGGGCTTCCAAAGCTGAAAAACTGGGAAGATTAAGTCCAGAAATGCTCGATCTGATTTATAGGAGAAAATGGTTTAAATTGTTCGTTCCACAGGAGCTGGGTGGTTTAGGTTTGAGCTTAAAGCAGGGATTGGAGCTGGAGGAACAAATTGCCAAACAAGATGCAAGCATGGGTTGGACGGTCACTCTTTGTGCCGGAGCAGCTTGGTTTGTTGGATTTTTGGATGAGAAACTCAGCCAAGAAATTTTTGCTGATCCGGAGGTTTGTTTGGCTGGAAGTGGCTTCGTAGGTGGAAAGGCCAATCGAGTAGGGGCGCAATTTGAGATTTCTGGAAGTTGGACTTATGCGTCAGGGGCCTTGCATGCCACTCATTTTACCGCAAATTGTGAACTGTGGGAGGGAGGAAAACCTCAACTAGATGAAAATGGAAAGCCATTTGTAAAAGCTTTTATTCTAAAAAAAGAGGAAGTGGAAATCCTCGATGGCTGGAGCTATATGGGGATGATTGCGACAGGAAGCCATGCTTTCAAAACCGAAAATCTACTTGTTCCTGAAAATAGGGGATTTGAGATTTTACCTGAAAAAATAAAAAGATCAGAATCGATCTATCGGTTTCCTTTTCTTCAATTTGCTGAAGCTACTTTGGTGGCAAACATTCTGGGAATTACCCGACATCTCCAAGATCTGATTTCCGAATCTTTTTGGAAGCGACATGAATTCCGAAAGTTTGATCCGAGGCAATTAAATTATTTTCTGAAATTGGAAAAAGCCTGCGCATCTAAATTGGATACGGGCAGAAGTAAGTTTTATGAATCGATTGAACTTGCTTGGGAAGAGTTGGAAAACATAGGAAAAATTTCTTTTAAAACGCTTAAATCAGTTAGTCTTACCAGTCGAAAACTCTCTCAAATTTGTCGGGAAATCAATTCAAAGATGCATCCTTTCGCGGGTTTGGAGGCTGCTAAAACCCACACTGAACTCAACCGAGTTTGGCGGGATTTCAATACAGTGAGTCAGCATGCGCTATTGACTTTTCCTTTTTGA
- the katG gene encoding catalase/peroxidase HPI: MDSHHGNGGDISKCPFHNGSMAAAAGKGQQNVDWWPNQLKLNILRQHSSLSNPMEEGFDYAKEFESLNLAEVKADIEKVLTTSQDWWPADYGHYGPFMIRMAWHSAGTYRVQDGRGGAGTGTQRFAPLNSWPDNANLDKARLLLWPVKQKYGKKLSWADLMILTGNVALESMGFKTFGFGGGRADVWEPEQDIYWGSEKEWVAHRNPEALENPLGATEMGLIYVNPEGPNKVPDPVLAAKAIRETFGRMAMNDEETCALIAGGHTFGKTHGAADPGKYVGAEPAGASIEEMSTGWNSTYGTGHGADTITSGLEGAWTSTPAKWGHDYFKFLFEYEWELTTSPAGAHQWVAKNAEAIIPDAHIPGKFHKPFMLTTDLSMRFDPDYEKVSRKFYEDPEYFADAFARAWFKLTHRDMGPKARYKGPEVPAEDLIWQDPIPAVNHPLADAADIAGLKANILASGLTVAELVSAAWASASTFRGSDFRGGANGGRIRLEPQKNWEANNPAQLSKVLGVLASIQEEFNSTASGGKKISMADLIVLGGCAGVEKAAKDAGFAIEVPFTPGRTDASQEETEVDSFEWLKPWADGFRNYMSADCTVKAEEALVDKAQLLTLTAPEMTALVGGMRAMGANWDGGKHGVFTSTPGQLTNDFFVNLLDMGTTWRATSDKQNVFVGSDRKSGEPKWTATRADLIFGSNTELRAYAEVYACEDGKSKFVKDFVAAWTKVMNLDRFDLK, from the coding sequence ATGGATTCACATCACGGAAACGGAGGAGACATTTCAAAATGTCCTTTCCACAATGGCTCTATGGCCGCTGCTGCTGGTAAAGGTCAGCAGAATGTTGATTGGTGGCCAAACCAACTAAAACTCAATATTCTTCGTCAGCATTCTTCACTTTCCAATCCAATGGAAGAAGGATTTGACTATGCAAAGGAATTTGAGTCATTAAACCTTGCTGAAGTAAAGGCGGATATCGAAAAGGTATTGACTACTTCTCAGGATTGGTGGCCAGCAGACTATGGTCATTATGGTCCATTTATGATCCGTATGGCTTGGCATAGTGCCGGTACTTATCGCGTGCAAGATGGACGTGGAGGTGCTGGAACAGGTACGCAGCGTTTCGCTCCATTGAACTCTTGGCCTGATAATGCCAACTTGGATAAGGCTCGTTTGCTACTTTGGCCAGTAAAGCAAAAGTATGGCAAAAAGCTTTCTTGGGCGGACTTGATGATCTTGACCGGTAATGTAGCATTGGAATCAATGGGCTTCAAAACTTTTGGTTTCGGTGGTGGTCGTGCAGACGTTTGGGAGCCTGAGCAGGATATCTATTGGGGTTCTGAGAAAGAATGGGTTGCTCACCGTAATCCAGAAGCCTTGGAAAATCCACTTGGAGCTACTGAGATGGGTTTGATTTATGTGAACCCAGAAGGTCCTAACAAAGTGCCAGATCCAGTATTGGCTGCAAAAGCAATCCGAGAAACTTTTGGTCGTATGGCCATGAATGATGAAGAAACTTGCGCTTTGATCGCAGGTGGCCACACCTTCGGAAAGACTCACGGTGCTGCTGATCCAGGTAAATATGTAGGCGCTGAACCCGCGGGTGCTTCTATCGAAGAGATGAGCACAGGCTGGAACAGTACCTATGGCACAGGTCATGGTGCAGATACCATCACCTCCGGTTTGGAAGGTGCTTGGACATCTACTCCGGCCAAGTGGGGTCATGACTACTTTAAGTTTTTGTTTGAATACGAATGGGAATTAACTACCAGCCCGGCAGGAGCTCATCAGTGGGTAGCCAAGAATGCCGAAGCGATCATTCCTGACGCACACATCCCTGGCAAATTCCATAAGCCTTTCATGTTGACCACGGACTTGTCTATGAGATTTGATCCTGACTATGAAAAGGTGTCCAGAAAATTCTATGAAGATCCAGAATACTTTGCAGATGCTTTTGCTAGAGCTTGGTTTAAATTAACGCATAGAGATATGGGACCAAAGGCTCGTTACAAAGGTCCTGAAGTACCGGCTGAAGATTTGATCTGGCAAGATCCAATCCCAGCGGTAAACCATCCATTGGCTGATGCAGCTGATATCGCTGGCTTGAAAGCTAATATTTTGGCTTCTGGCTTGACCGTGGCTGAGTTGGTTTCTGCTGCTTGGGCTTCTGCTTCAACCTTCCGTGGTTCTGACTTCAGAGGTGGAGCCAATGGTGGTCGCATCCGTCTAGAGCCACAGAAAAACTGGGAAGCTAACAACCCTGCTCAATTGAGCAAAGTATTGGGTGTGTTGGCTAGCATTCAGGAAGAATTTAACAGCACTGCTTCTGGAGGAAAGAAAATCTCTATGGCCGACTTGATCGTTTTAGGCGGTTGTGCTGGTGTAGAGAAAGCTGCCAAAGATGCTGGTTTCGCAATCGAAGTTCCATTTACTCCTGGACGTACCGATGCTTCTCAGGAAGAAACCGAAGTGGATTCTTTCGAGTGGTTGAAGCCTTGGGCTGATGGTTTCAGAAATTATATGTCAGCTGATTGCACCGTGAAAGCGGAAGAGGCTTTGGTTGATAAAGCACAATTATTGACTTTGACTGCACCTGAAATGACTGCCCTCGTAGGTGGTATGAGAGCAATGGGTGCTAACTGGGATGGTGGTAAGCATGGTGTGTTTACTTCTACTCCAGGTCAATTGACCAATGATTTCTTCGTCAATCTGCTTGATATGGGAACTACTTGGAGAGCTACTTCAGACAAGCAAAATGTCTTTGTAGGTAGTGATCGTAAATCTGGTGAACCTAAGTGGACAGCCACACGCGCAGATTTGATTTTTGGTTCAAATACTGAATTGAGAGCTTATGCTGAGGTATATGCTTGCGAGGATGGAAAATCGAAGTTTGTCAAAGACTTTGTGGCAGCATGGACCAAAGTAATGAACTTAGATCGATTTGATCTAAAGTAA